In Bacillota bacterium, one genomic interval encodes:
- the xseB gene encoding exodeoxyribonuclease VII small subunit — MSDSELSFEKALSRLEEVVKQLEDGQVPLEEALELFSEGIRLSKICNNKLDNVEQRVQLLLTDSDGKPVLRETDSAIGGGNE; from the coding sequence ATGAGCGATAGTGAGCTCAGTTTTGAAAAGGCTCTCAGCCGGCTGGAGGAAGTAGTTAAGCAGTTGGAGGATGGACAGGTGCCTCTGGAAGAGGCTTTGGAATTGTTCTCCGAAGGCATCCGCCTTTCTAAAATATGCAACAATAAACTTGACAATGTGGAACAAAGAGTTCAACTGCTTCTCACGGATTCCGATGGAAAACCCGTGCTTAGGGAAACAGATTCTGCAATCGGTGGAGGAAACGAATGA
- a CDS encoding polyprenyl synthetase family protein: protein MGFLQQLQVKASKVEEALNSYLPPADTYPTVIHEALRYSITAGGKRLRPVLTLAAAETLGRDPGPVMPAACAIELIHTYSLVHDDLPAMDNDDYRRGKLTSHKIYGEAMAILVGDSLLTLAFELLTRTGTDEGISSDRVLKVISEVAHACGTGGLIGGQVADLVFENKAITAPDLDYIHSHKTGALYRVAVRSGAILSGASAKEIKDLTEYADNLGLAFQIIDDILDIEGDAEKLGKPIGSDEKNMKATYPSLYGLTAAKEKARDIAMQAEMALEPFGTNARFMRELLHFILSRDS, encoded by the coding sequence ATGGGCTTCTTACAGCAGCTACAGGTAAAGGCATCAAAGGTGGAAGAGGCTCTCAACTCATACCTCCCTCCGGCAGACACGTACCCGACGGTAATTCATGAAGCCCTGCGCTACAGTATAACTGCCGGGGGAAAAAGACTGCGGCCGGTGTTAACTTTAGCCGCTGCTGAAACTTTAGGCAGAGACCCCGGCCCGGTAATGCCCGCTGCATGTGCTATTGAACTGATCCATACCTATTCACTGGTACATGATGACCTCCCAGCCATGGATAATGATGACTATCGCCGGGGCAAACTCACCAGTCATAAGATTTACGGAGAGGCTATGGCCATCTTGGTTGGAGATTCCCTGTTGACCCTTGCTTTTGAATTGCTTACCAGGACCGGAACGGATGAAGGCATATCTTCGGATAGGGTGCTTAAAGTAATATCAGAGGTGGCCCATGCATGTGGCACCGGTGGGTTAATCGGTGGACAGGTAGCAGACCTGGTTTTCGAAAACAAAGCTATTACCGCACCTGATTTAGACTACATACACAGTCACAAAACCGGGGCGCTGTACAGGGTGGCCGTCAGGTCAGGTGCCATATTGTCCGGTGCGTCTGCCAAAGAAATTAAGGATCTGACAGAATACGCCGACAATCTGGGCCTGGCATTTCAGATTATTGATGATATTCTGGACATTGAGGGTGATGCGGAGAAGCTTGGCAAGCCAATTGGAAGTGATGAAAAGAATATGAAAGCCACTTATCCCTCTCTTTATGGCCTTACGGCCGCAAAGGAAAAGGCGAGAGATATTGCCATGCAGGCTGAAATGGCCCTTGAGCCTTTCGGCACAAATGCTCGGTTTATGCGAGAATTGTTACACTTCATTTTATCCAGGGATTCTTAA